Proteins found in one Rhodobacteraceae bacterium D3-12 genomic segment:
- a CDS encoding glutathione S-transferase: MSYDLFIGDRTFSSWSMRGWLMLEQFNLPFRTHMVGLYDGTMAQDLAALAPARLVPVLRDAQGIVIGDSLAMGETLAERHPEAGLWPADPAARALARWMVAELHSGFSGLRGECPMQLLHQYQGFAPSDAVKTDLERLQTLWSLARDRHGASGGWLFGDYCLADAFYAPVAARIAGYDLPVDAPAQAYVATTLADPAFRRWRSLGLTKSYDPVPYALPLTTRDWPGPVPISAHAVATGLSVNADCPYSGKPVRDFLSLDGRIFGFCNPTCRDKTVNDPGAWPAFMALL; the protein is encoded by the coding sequence ATGAGTTATGATCTTTTCATCGGTGATCGCACCTTTTCCAGTTGGTCCATGCGTGGCTGGCTCATGCTGGAACAATTCAACCTGCCGTTTCGCACCCATATGGTCGGGCTTTATGATGGCACAATGGCCCAAGATCTCGCGGCGCTGGCACCGGCCCGCCTTGTGCCGGTATTGCGCGATGCCCAAGGGATCGTGATCGGCGACAGCCTCGCCATGGGCGAAACCTTGGCCGAGCGCCACCCCGAGGCCGGTCTCTGGCCTGCCGACCCTGCGGCGCGGGCTTTGGCACGCTGGATGGTGGCGGAATTGCACTCCGGCTTCTCCGGATTGCGCGGAGAGTGCCCGATGCAACTCTTGCACCAATATCAAGGGTTTGCCCCCTCCGATGCGGTCAAGACCGATTTGGAGAGACTGCAAACGCTCTGGTCACTGGCACGCGACCGCCACGGGGCGTCGGGGGGTTGGCTCTTTGGCGACTATTGCCTTGCAGATGCGTTCTATGCGCCGGTGGCGGCCCGGATCGCGGGCTATGACCTGCCGGTGGATGCGCCTGCCCAAGCCTATGTCGCCACCACGCTGGCCGACCCGGCGTTTCGCCGCTGGCGCTCATTGGGCCTCACCAAATCTTACGACCCGGTGCCATATGCCTTGCCGCTCACCACCCGCGACTGGCCCGGCCCGGTCCCGATCAGCGCCCATGCGGTCGCCACTGGCCTCTCGGTAAACGCCGATTGCCCCTATTCCGGCAAACCGGTGCGCGATTTTCTATCGCTTGATGGCCGCATCTTTGGGTTTTGCAATCCAACCTGTCGCGACAAAACGGTGAATGATCCGGGCGCGTGGCCCGCCTTTATGGCGTTGCTCTGA
- the gshB gene encoding glutathione synthase, protein MKIAFQMDPIGPIDINADSSFRLAEEAQARGHELFYYTPEQLSFREGRVMARGWPLEVRRVKGDHYSLGELQDVDLSEFDVVWLRQDPPFDMFYITTTHLLDRVHPDTLVVNDPFWVRNYPEKLLVLDFPDLTPPTTIARDLDTIRAFKAEHGDIILKPLYGNGGAGVFRLTEADRNLSSLHELFTGFSREPLIAQKFLPDVSNGDKRVILVNGEPVGAINRVPAAGETRSNMHVGGRPEKIGLSERDMEICAAIGPLLREKGQVFVGIDVIGDYLTEINVTSPTGIQELERFDDVNIAEKIWTVIEAKRA, encoded by the coding sequence TTGAAAATCGCATTCCAGATGGACCCGATCGGGCCAATTGATATCAATGCCGACAGCAGTTTTCGGCTGGCCGAAGAGGCGCAGGCGCGCGGGCATGAGTTGTTTTATTACACGCCCGAGCAGCTTTCGTTTCGCGAAGGTCGGGTGATGGCGCGCGGTTGGCCGTTGGAGGTGCGCCGGGTTAAGGGGGATCATTATAGTCTGGGGGAATTGCAGGACGTTGATCTTTCCGAGTTTGACGTGGTTTGGCTTCGGCAAGATCCGCCGTTTGATATGTTTTATATAACCACGACCCATTTGCTGGATCGGGTTCACCCCGATACATTGGTTGTGAATGACCCGTTCTGGGTACGTAATTACCCGGAAAAGCTCTTGGTTCTGGATTTTCCCGATCTGACGCCGCCCACAACCATTGCCCGTGATCTTGACACGATCCGCGCCTTTAAGGCCGAGCATGGCGATATCATTCTGAAACCGCTTTACGGTAATGGCGGGGCCGGGGTGTTTCGGTTGACCGAGGCGGATCGCAACCTGTCGTCGTTGCATGAGTTGTTCACCGGATTTTCCCGTGAACCGTTGATTGCGCAGAAATTTTTGCCCGATGTCTCCAACGGCGACAAGCGGGTCATTTTGGTGAATGGTGAGCCGGTTGGCGCGATCAACCGGGTGCCGGCGGCGGGTGAGACCCGGTCGAACATGCATGTCGGCGGGCGGCCAGAAAAAATCGGGTTGAGCGAACGCGACATGGAGATTTGCGCCGCGATTGGCCCGCTGTTGCGCGAAAAGGGTCAGGTGTTTGTCGGTATTGACGTGATTGGTGACTATCTGACCGAAATTAACGTGACCTCCCCGACGGGCATTCAGGAGCTGGAGCGGTTTGACGACGTTAACATTGCCGAGAAAATCTGGACCGTGATTGAGGCCAAACGCGCATGA
- a CDS encoding alpha/beta hydrolase codes for MSLRAQVINLFLRLVEKRRLMRADDPADLRAGFERSARLFFHGPRGARYEAATLGGVGGLRVTGPGAGDAQVLLYFHGGGYVMGSPATHKAMLARLSKLTKRVAWLPDYRKAPEAPFPAAVEDALAVYEALCATGASERIVIGGDSAGGGLALALLGEICRLELPQPAGIFAFSPLTDMTFSGTSFAENARADAVLPVGRARDMEEMYMAGGDPTDPRASPLWAEFTGACPVWLCVGDSEILLDDTRRMAERLRAQGVKVRESVAHNLPHVWPLFQPVMPEANATLDDLAGWISSLSSSSGES; via the coding sequence ATGAGCTTGCGGGCACAGGTGATCAACCTGTTCTTGCGGTTGGTGGAGAAGCGCCGATTGATGCGGGCGGATGATCCGGCCGATCTTCGTGCCGGGTTTGAGCGCAGTGCGCGGTTGTTTTTTCACGGGCCACGGGGGGCGCGTTATGAGGCGGCCACGCTCGGCGGAGTTGGCGGCTTGCGCGTGACGGGGCCGGGTGCGGGGGATGCTCAGGTGCTGCTTTATTTTCACGGCGGCGGCTATGTCATGGGGTCGCCCGCGACGCATAAGGCGATGTTGGCGCGCCTGTCAAAGCTGACCAAGCGGGTTGCTTGGTTGCCGGATTATCGCAAGGCGCCCGAGGCCCCGTTTCCAGCCGCGGTCGAGGATGCGCTGGCGGTTTATGAGGCGCTCTGTGCGACGGGCGCGTCGGAGCGGATCGTGATCGGTGGGGATAGCGCGGGTGGCGGATTGGCGCTGGCGCTTTTGGGCGAGATTTGCCGTCTGGAATTGCCACAACCCGCTGGCATATTTGCATTTTCACCGCTTACCGATATGACATTTTCCGGTACGTCCTTTGCCGAGAACGCTCGGGCCGACGCTGTGCTGCCCGTCGGGCGCGCGCGCGATATGGAAGAGATGTATATGGCCGGGGGGGATCCGACCGATCCGCGTGCCTCGCCGCTTTGGGCGGAGTTCACCGGGGCGTGTCCGGTTTGGCTTTGTGTCGGGGACAGCGAAATTCTTTTGGATGACACGCGGCGCATGGCCGAGCGGTTGCGCGCGCAAGGCGTCAAGGTACGCGAGAGCGTGGCGCACAACCTGCCGCATGTTTGGCCGCTGTTTCAGCCGGTGATGCCAGAGGCGAATGCGACGCTTGACGATTTGGCCGGGTGGATCAGCTCTCTTTCATCGTCATCAGGCGAAAGCTGA
- a CDS encoding ChaN family lipoprotein: MRRLIVMIWVVIAGAAMAQDLPEGMAGAEVVILGEVHDNAAIHARQAELVAALAPKAVVFEMLTRSQAERAKPSLRSEAGKLEAALGWKDTGWPGFAMYYPIFLASGEAKFYGAAVPRREARAAMKAGIAESFGPEAEAYGLNTALAEAEQAAREQEQHLAHCEAMPPEMLPVMVALQRLRDATLARAVVQALHETGGPVVVITGNGHARRDWGVPRLVEKVAPEVTVFALGLLEEGSGDAARFDASERFPEAERDDPCAAFQKG; the protein is encoded by the coding sequence ATGCGACGCTTAATAGTGATGATCTGGGTCGTGATCGCGGGCGCGGCAATGGCGCAGGATTTGCCCGAAGGCATGGCGGGTGCAGAGGTTGTGATCTTGGGCGAAGTCCATGATAACGCAGCGATTCATGCGCGTCAGGCAGAGTTGGTTGCGGCGCTTGCCCCGAAGGCGGTGGTGTTCGAGATGCTGACCAGATCACAGGCCGAGAGGGCGAAGCCTTCGCTGCGGTCGGAGGCTGGCAAGTTGGAGGCGGCGCTGGGCTGGAAAGACACGGGTTGGCCCGGTTTTGCGATGTATTACCCGATTTTCCTAGCCTCGGGAGAGGCGAAGTTTTACGGCGCGGCGGTGCCGAGGCGCGAGGCGCGGGCGGCAATGAAAGCGGGGATCGCGGAGAGCTTCGGACCAGAGGCCGAGGCCTATGGTTTGAACACCGCTCTGGCAGAGGCAGAGCAGGCCGCACGCGAGCAAGAGCAGCATCTGGCCCATTGCGAGGCGATGCCGCCAGAGATGCTGCCTGTGATGGTCGCGTTGCAGCGCCTGCGGGATGCCACATTGGCGCGGGCCGTGGTGCAGGCCTTGCACGAGACCGGCGGGCCGGTTGTGGTGATCACCGGCAATGGCCATGCGCGGCGCGACTGGGGTGTGCCCCGGCTGGTTGAAAAAGTCGCGCCGGAGGTGACGGTTTTTGCGCTGGGGCTGTTGGAGGAGGGCAGCGGCGATGCGGCGCGTTTTGATGCGAGCGAGCGGTTTCCCGAGGCAGAGCGCGACGACCCTTGCGCGGCGTTTCAGAAAGGTTGA
- the cobU gene encoding bifunctional adenosylcobinamide kinase/adenosylcobinamide-phosphate guanylyltransferase encodes MATQCTLVLGGIASGKSAHAETLMHATGLPMLYLATAQGFDSEMQAKIARHQATRGTNWRTIEEPLAAAQILRDAPADHALLFDCATMWLSNHMLADHDLEVEQAALTDAVAACPAHLVIVSNEVGLSGVPENALARRFANAQGRLNQALASLANRVILVTAGLPQTLKGRTA; translated from the coding sequence ATGGCAACACAATGCACACTCGTCCTCGGCGGTATCGCAAGCGGTAAATCGGCCCATGCCGAAACCCTGATGCACGCCACCGGCTTGCCGATGCTCTACCTCGCAACGGCCCAAGGTTTCGACAGCGAAATGCAGGCCAAAATCGCCCGCCACCAAGCCACCCGCGGCACCAATTGGCGCACCATCGAAGAACCGCTCGCCGCCGCTCAAATCCTGCGCGATGCGCCCGCCGACCACGCGCTGCTGTTTGATTGCGCCACCATGTGGCTGAGCAATCATATGCTGGCCGATCATGATCTTGAGGTCGAACAAGCCGCGCTCACCGACGCGGTTGCCGCCTGCCCGGCCCATCTTGTCATTGTCTCGAACGAGGTCGGGCTGTCCGGCGTGCCTGAAAACGCCCTCGCCCGGCGGTTTGCCAATGCCCAAGGGCGGCTGAACCAAGCGCTCGCGTCGCTGGCAAACCGCGTGATCCTCGTCACGGCGGGCCTGCCGCAAACGCTCAAAGGACGCACAGCATGA
- the moeB gene encoding molybdopterin-synthase adenylyltransferase MoeB has product MLLVFGIAAMIWGVGRLFGLSGAVIWVLIALLWAAVFGLHLLLPEGHGLRMATGESAVLWGIVGALAVVVLSYAKGLSWLKARAVVPQDEVPVAVTAGAFAPGELPRYARHIVLRELGGPGQKKLKESKVLVVGAGGLGSPVLLYLAAAGVGRIGVIDDDTVDASNLQRQVIHSEGAIGLPKVQSAMAAMKGVNPFVDVRPYGRRLSTEIAEALFAEYDVILDGTDNSDTRYLVNRAAVATGKPLISGAITQWEGQLSVFDPARDAPCYQCVFPKAPAAELAPSCAEAGVVGPLPGVVGTMMALEAIKVISGAGHVLRGELLIYDGLWGESRKIGVKRRADCPVCGAAR; this is encoded by the coding sequence GTGCTGCTGGTTTTTGGCATTGCGGCGATGATCTGGGGCGTGGGGCGGTTGTTCGGACTGTCGGGCGCTGTGATCTGGGTGCTGATTGCCCTGTTGTGGGCGGCGGTTTTCGGGCTGCATCTGCTGTTGCCGGAGGGGCATGGGCTGCGGATGGCGACGGGGGAGAGCGCGGTGCTTTGGGGCATTGTGGGCGCGCTTGCCGTGGTGGTTTTGAGCTATGCCAAGGGGTTGTCGTGGTTGAAGGCGCGGGCGGTGGTGCCACAGGACGAGGTGCCGGTTGCGGTGACGGCAGGGGCGTTTGCGCCGGGCGAATTGCCGCGCTATGCGCGTCATATCGTGCTGCGGGAGCTGGGCGGGCCGGGGCAAAAAAAGCTTAAGGAAAGCAAGGTGTTGGTGGTCGGGGCCGGCGGTTTAGGCTCGCCCGTGTTGCTGTATCTGGCGGCAGCGGGCGTGGGCAGGATCGGGGTGATTGATGACGACACGGTTGATGCGAGCAACCTGCAAAGGCAGGTGATCCATTCCGAAGGCGCGATCGGCCTGCCCAAGGTGCAATCGGCGATGGCGGCGATGAAGGGGGTGAACCCGTTTGTCGATGTGCGCCCCTATGGGCGGCGGCTGAGTACGGAGATCGCCGAGGCGCTGTTTGCCGAATATGATGTGATCCTTGACGGGACGGACAATTCTGACACGCGGTATTTGGTCAATCGCGCCGCAGTCGCCACGGGCAAGCCGTTGATTTCGGGGGCAATTACCCAATGGGAGGGGCAATTGTCGGTGTTTGATCCGGCCCGGGACGCGCCCTGTTATCAATGTGTGTTCCCCAAGGCGCCAGCGGCGGAATTGGCGCCCTCTTGTGCCGAGGCGGGGGTGGTTGGACCGCTGCCCGGCGTGGTCGGCACGATGATGGCGCTGGAGGCGATCAAAGTGATCAGCGGGGCCGGGCATGTGTTGCGCGGGGAGTTGCTGATCTATGACGGGTTGTGGGGGGAAAGCCGCAAGATCGGCGTGAAACGGCGCGCGGATTGCCCGGTTTGCGGCGCGGCGCGTTAA
- a CDS encoding YraN family protein, with protein sequence MTAHVAVEEFWGSPVSAAMSASRRRRGKRAYCAGIAAEEQVASDYLRRGFSEVGRRWRGQRGEIDLVMRTGDALVFVEVKQSKTFDRAAESLSARQIERICGAAEEFLGSMPLGQLTEMRFDAALVDGTGAIRILENAFGGF encoded by the coding sequence ATGACGGCGCATGTGGCAGTTGAAGAGTTTTGGGGTTCGCCGGTGTCTGCTGCGATGTCAGCGTCGCGCAGGCGACGCGGCAAGCGGGCCTATTGTGCCGGGATCGCGGCGGAGGAGCAGGTCGCAAGCGACTACTTGCGCCGTGGATTTAGCGAGGTGGGGCGACGTTGGCGCGGTCAGCGCGGCGAAATCGACCTTGTAATGCGGACTGGTGACGCGTTGGTTTTTGTCGAAGTCAAACAGAGCAAGACATTTGATCGCGCCGCAGAGAGTTTGAGTGCACGCCAGATTGAGCGCATTTGCGGCGCGGCGGAAGAGTTTCTTGGCTCTATGCCTTTGGGACAGCTGACCGAGATGCGGTTTGATGCGGCGTTGGTTGATGGCACTGGCGCGATCCGGATACTGGAGAATGCCTTCGGCGGGTTCTGA
- a CDS encoding M3 family metallopeptidase has product MTNPLLQEWTTQFGLAPFDAISDDDFAPALKEALAAHEAEIAAIAADTSEPGFENVIGALEAAGEALDKVLSVFFTVAGADSNPEREALQRDFSPLLARHFAAVTANKALFARIEAVWAARDSLTLNPEQARVLMLTRRSFVRSGAALDGAADARMKEIKARLAELGTAFTQNLLADERAWFMELGEGDLEGLPEFVIEAAREAGREKGAAGPVVTLSRSLIVPFLQFSPRRDLREKAFAAWAARGANGGETDNREVAAEILALREERVKLLGYENFAAFKLETEMAKTPEAVRELLMAVWEPAKAQAEADAAVLEEMMHGDGVNGALAPWDWRYYAEKRRRAEHDLDEAALKPYLSLDRMIAAAFACAGRLFGLEFKRLDVPLYHADCRAWEVTRNGRHVAVFIGDYFARGSKRSGAWCSAMRSQAKWPRAQAPVVINVCNFARGEPALLSYDDARTLFHEFGHALHQMLSDVTYESVSGTSVARDFVELPSQLFEHWLEVPEVLREFATHVESGEAMPEEMLEKVLGAANFDQGFQTVEYVASALVDLEFHGGAAPGDVMAKQAEVLEALGMPKAITMRHATPQFAHVFAGDGYSSGYYSYMWSEVMDADAFAAFEEAGSAFDAATAKALEANILSTGGSVDAAVLYERFRGRLPGVEALLKGRGLVGA; this is encoded by the coding sequence ATGACGAACCCCCTTTTGCAGGAATGGACCACGCAATTCGGGCTGGCCCCGTTTGATGCGATTTCGGATGACGATTTTGCGCCCGCTTTGAAAGAGGCATTGGCGGCGCATGAGGCCGAGATCGCGGCGATTGCAGCGGATACATCGGAGCCGGGGTTTGAAAATGTGATTGGCGCGTTGGAGGCGGCGGGCGAGGCGCTCGACAAGGTTCTGTCAGTGTTTTTCACCGTGGCCGGGGCGGACAGCAACCCGGAGCGCGAGGCGTTGCAGCGCGACTTTTCGCCCTTGTTGGCGCGCCATTTCGCAGCCGTCACAGCGAACAAGGCCCTGTTTGCGCGGATCGAGGCCGTGTGGGCGGCGCGCGACAGCTTGACGCTCAACCCGGAGCAGGCGCGGGTGTTGATGTTGACGCGGCGCAGCTTTGTGCGGTCGGGCGCGGCGCTTGACGGGGCGGCGGACGCGCGGATGAAGGAGATCAAGGCGCGGTTGGCCGAGTTGGGCACGGCGTTCACGCAGAACCTTTTGGCGGATGAGCGGGCGTGGTTCATGGAGCTGGGCGAGGGCGATCTGGAAGGGTTGCCGGAGTTTGTCATCGAGGCGGCGCGCGAGGCGGGGCGCGAGAAGGGGGCCGCGGGGCCGGTGGTGACGCTGTCACGCTCGCTGATCGTGCCGTTTTTGCAATTTTCGCCGCGCCGGGATTTGCGCGAGAAGGCGTTTGCGGCGTGGGCCGCTAGGGGGGCCAATGGCGGCGAGACCGACAACCGCGAGGTGGCGGCGGAGATTTTGGCGCTGCGCGAGGAGCGGGTGAAGCTGCTTGGCTATGAAAATTTTGCGGCCTTCAAGTTGGAAACCGAGATGGCCAAGACGCCGGAGGCGGTGCGCGAATTGCTGATGGCGGTTTGGGAACCGGCCAAGGCGCAGGCCGAGGCGGACGCCGCTGTGTTGGAAGAGATGATGCACGGCGATGGTGTCAACGGAGCGTTGGCCCCGTGGGATTGGCGGTATTACGCAGAGAAGCGGCGGCGGGCGGAGCATGATCTGGATGAGGCGGCGTTGAAGCCTTACCTGTCGCTGGACCGGATGATCGCGGCGGCGTTTGCCTGTGCCGGGCGGCTGTTCGGGTTGGAGTTCAAGCGGCTGGACGTGCCGCTTTACCATGCCGATTGCCGGGCGTGGGAGGTGACGCGCAATGGCCGGCATGTGGCAGTGTTCATCGGCGATTATTTCGCGCGTGGGTCAAAGCGGTCGGGCGCGTGGTGTTCGGCGATGCGGTCGCAAGCGAAGTGGCCGCGCGCGCAGGCGCCGGTGGTGATCAACGTGTGCAATTTTGCGCGAGGAGAACCGGCGCTGTTGTCTTATGACGATGCGCGGACGTTGTTCCACGAGTTCGGTCATGCGCTGCATCAGATGTTGTCGGATGTGACCTATGAGAGTGTTTCGGGCACCAGCGTGGCGCGGGATTTTGTTGAACTGCCAAGCCAGCTTTTTGAGCATTGGTTGGAGGTGCCGGAGGTGTTGCGCGAGTTTGCGACCCATGTGGAGAGTGGCGAGGCAATGCCCGAAGAGATGTTGGAAAAGGTCTTGGGCGCGGCGAATTTCGATCAGGGGTTCCAGACGGTGGAGTATGTTGCCTCGGCGCTTGTGGATCTGGAGTTTCATGGCGGGGCGGCGCCGGGCGATGTGATGGCGAAACAGGCGGAGGTTCTGGAGGCGCTGGGGATGCCGAAGGCGATCACCATGCGCCATGCGACGCCGCAGTTTGCGCATGTCTTTGCCGGGGACGGCTATTCCTCGGGTTATTATTCCTACATGTGGTCGGAGGTGATGGACGCGGATGCCTTTGCCGCCTTTGAGGAGGCGGGGAGCGCGTTTGATGCCGCGACGGCCAAGGCGCTGGAGGCGAATATCCTGTCCACTGGCGGGTCGGTCGATGCGGCGGTGCTTTACGAGCGGTTCCGCGGGCGGTTGCCGGGGGTTGAGGCATTGCTCAAGGGGCGCGGGTTGGTTGGGGCGTGA
- the coaBC gene encoding bifunctional phosphopantothenoylcysteine decarboxylase/phosphopantothenate--cysteine ligase CoaBC, translating into MQSMGLAGKRVLLIIGGGIAAFKCLDLIRRLRERGAAVTPVLTRAAQEFVTPLSVAALAGEKAFTDLFDLTDEAEMGHIQLSRVADLVVVAPATADLLAKMAGGHADDLATTLLMATDTPVLVAPAMNVRMYEHAATQRNIAVLQGDGLRFVGPNEGNMACGEFGPGRMSEPMEIVEAIAGVLADGPLKGKRVLVTSGPTHEPIDPVRYIANRSSGAQGTAIATALAALGAEVVFVTGPAEAARPQGVEIIEVQSAAEMLAAVEGALPVAAAVFAAAVADWRVKSASGSKIKKQDGALPVLEFAENPDILKTVSRMGEGRPGLVVGFAAETDDVIDNATKKRARKGCDWIVANDVSPETGIMGGAENAVHVISESGVDAWPRMGKDMVARRLAAAIAAALE; encoded by the coding sequence ATGCAGAGCATGGGGTTGGCGGGCAAGCGTGTCCTGTTGATAATCGGGGGCGGGATTGCCGCGTTCAAATGTCTTGATCTGATCCGGCGCCTGCGCGAGCGCGGCGCGGCGGTGACGCCGGTTTTGACGCGGGCGGCGCAGGAGTTTGTGACCCCTTTGAGCGTTGCAGCCTTGGCCGGGGAGAAGGCCTTTACCGATCTGTTTGATCTGACCGACGAGGCCGAGATGGGGCATATCCAGCTCTCTCGTGTGGCGGATTTGGTGGTGGTGGCCCCGGCGACGGCGGATTTGCTGGCCAAGATGGCGGGCGGGCATGCGGATGATTTGGCCACGACGTTGCTGATGGCAACGGATACGCCGGTTTTGGTGGCTCCGGCGATGAATGTGCGGATGTATGAGCATGCCGCCACGCAGCGCAATATCGCGGTATTGCAGGGCGATGGCCTGCGGTTTGTCGGCCCGAATGAGGGCAACATGGCCTGTGGCGAGTTCGGCCCCGGCCGGATGAGCGAGCCGATGGAGATTGTCGAGGCGATTGCCGGGGTTCTGGCGGATGGGCCGTTGAAGGGCAAGCGGGTGTTGGTGACGAGCGGGCCAACCCATGAGCCGATTGATCCGGTGCGCTATATCGCCAACCGGTCCTCTGGCGCGCAGGGCACGGCGATTGCGACCGCCTTGGCGGCGCTTGGGGCGGAGGTGGTTTTTGTCACCGGCCCGGCGGAGGCCGCGCGCCCGCAAGGTGTTGAGATCATTGAGGTTCAAAGCGCGGCAGAGATGTTGGCGGCGGTCGAGGGGGCCTTGCCCGTGGCGGCAGCGGTGTTCGCGGCGGCGGTGGCGGATTGGCGGGTGAAGAGCGCGTCGGGTTCGAAGATCAAGAAACAGGATGGCGCGTTGCCGGTGCTGGAGTTTGCCGAGAACCCGGACATTTTGAAAACGGTAAGCCGGATGGGCGAAGGGCGGCCGGGGCTGGTTGTAGGCTTTGCGGCGGAGACCGATGACGTGATTGACAACGCCACAAAGAAGCGGGCGCGCAAGGGGTGTGACTGGATCGTGGCGAATGATGTGTCGCCGGAGACGGGGATCATGGGGGGCGCGGAAAACGCGGTGCATGTGATCTCGGAAAGTGGCGTCGATGCGTGGCCGCGGATGGGCAAGGATATGGTCGCGCGGCGGCTGGCGGCGGCGATTGCGGCGGCGTTGGAATGA
- the dut gene encoding dUTP diphosphatase: protein MVEIKLSWVAGADREVLLPSYETRGSAGADVRANFVDRQEVRIAPGARALISTGVRMEIPQGFEVQVRPRSGLALKHGITLVNAPGTIDSDYRGELGVILLNTGAETFVVGHGERVAQLVVAPVVQAAFAVVDALSETARGAGGFGSTGRG, encoded by the coding sequence GTGGTTGAAATCAAGCTGAGTTGGGTTGCGGGGGCGGACCGGGAGGTGTTGCTGCCGTCTTATGAAACGCGCGGATCTGCGGGGGCGGATGTGCGGGCGAATTTTGTGGATCGCCAAGAGGTTCGCATTGCGCCGGGGGCGCGGGCGCTGATTTCGACGGGGGTGCGGATGGAGATTCCGCAAGGGTTTGAAGTGCAGGTCAGGCCGCGTTCGGGTTTGGCGTTGAAACACGGGATTACGCTGGTGAATGCGCCGGGGACGATTGACAGCGATTATCGCGGTGAGCTTGGGGTGATCCTGTTGAATACCGGGGCGGAGACCTTTGTGGTTGGCCATGGCGAGCGGGTGGCGCAATTGGTGGTCGCGCCGGTGGTGCAGGCGGCGTTTGCGGTGGTTGACGCGTTGAGCGAGACGGCGCGGGGCGCTGGTGGCTTCGGCTCGACCGGGCGGGGGTAG
- a CDS encoding histidine phosphatase family protein codes for MRRVFWVRHGPTHAKTMVGWSDLPADLSDVAQIARVSGFLPRDAPVISSDLSRASATADAIAGPRPRLPHDCGFREMHFGEWELKRFNEIEDQAHARAFWENPGDIRPPGGESWHEVSARVDNAVARLLAVEPAQDVVIVAHFGVILTQLQQALQLDAYEAFSHKIDNLSVTELHYADGGWSAARFNHHP; via the coding sequence ATGAGACGCGTTTTCTGGGTCCGCCACGGGCCAACCCATGCCAAAACCATGGTCGGCTGGTCCGACCTGCCCGCCGATCTGTCTGACGTGGCACAAATTGCGCGGGTGTCAGGGTTTTTGCCGCGCGACGCGCCGGTGATTTCCTCGGATCTGTCGCGCGCGTCGGCCACCGCCGATGCCATTGCCGGACCGCGGCCGCGCCTGCCCCATGACTGCGGCTTTCGCGAAATGCACTTTGGCGAATGGGAGCTGAAACGCTTTAACGAGATCGAAGACCAAGCCCACGCCCGCGCCTTCTGGGAAAACCCCGGTGACATTCGCCCCCCCGGCGGCGAAAGCTGGCACGAGGTGAGCGCCCGCGTCGATAACGCCGTCGCCCGTCTGCTCGCCGTTGAACCGGCCCAAGACGTTGTGATCGTTGCGCATTTCGGGGTGATCCTGACCCAGCTGCAACAGGCGCTACAGCTTGACGCTTACGAGGCATTCTCGCACAAGATCGACAACCTTTCGGTCACTGAACTGCACTACGCAGATGGCGGCTGGTCCGCCGCACGCTTTAATCACCACCCGTGA